AGTGGCAACCTGCCCCGTCAGGCAGAAGCGCAGATAATCTTTGCACGAGAGAACATGGCCGATGCACGCGAAGCGCTCAGGGTCGTGCCTCTTGATCCAGGCCAGCAAGGATGAATAGGCAGGTGGCGTCGGCATTTGGCCAGTGAGTTCCAGCGCGCGCTCGGCTACGCCATTGCTGTTCCATTCAGCAATGATCTCAGCCGTGCGGCTATCGAGTGAAAGTATGCCAGCACCTAACGGCTTCTTGTCTTGATCGAGAAGATAAAGCCCATCGCCATGGGCGGTCGCGGCAACCGCAGCAATATCCGAAGCTGGCCTTCCAGAAGCTGCGATGGCTTCCTTGATGGCCTCGGCGGTACCTTGCCACAACACATGCATGTCGCGTTCCACGTGATGGGGTTTCGGCATCAATTGCGGAATGCGGCGGCGCGCGACGGAAAGCTGGCGGCCACTCACATCAAAAACCACCGCCTTGGTGACGGTCAGGCCGCAATCAATTCCGAGGAGGCTTGGCATGAGGAAAACTCAAAGAAATGGCGGGCGCCGAGGGAGATCGAGGCCCGCCACATCACTAGCTCAATTACTGCGACAGGGTGAACGGTGCCGTGTACTTGTCCACATTGTCCTTGGTGATGAGCAGGCAATCGAACAGCTGCTTTTCAGTCTCAGCGCCGGTCTTGCCGGTCTTGATGAAAGCATCGGCCTGTTCAACGGCCTTCTCCGAGAACACGGCCACTGGCTGCAGCACGGTGTAGGCCATTTCACCAGCCTTCACCGAAGCGACTGCGTCTGGCGAACCGTCGAAGCCACCAACTTTCACATTGGCGAGCTTGCCGGCTTCCTTCAGCGCAGCGATGGCGCCGAGGGCCATTTCGTCATTGCCGCTGATCAGGCCCTGAATGTCAGGATTGGCCTGGAGCAGAGACTGGGTCTTGTCGTGGCCCTTGGTGCGGTCCCAGTCAGCGACTTCCTTGCCGACTTTCTTCAGGTCTGGATATTGGGTCAGAACGGTTTCATAGCCGTTGGAGCGGGTGGCAGCGTTGTTGTCGGCAGGGTTGCCGAACAGTTCAACGTAGTTGCCCTTGTCGCCCATGGCCTTCTGCCACTGGGTGGCACCGAGTGCTGCACCCTGTGCGTTGTTCGACACAAGCTGGCCCTTGGCCAGACCTTCCTGGTTCACTTCGGCATTCACCAGGAATACCGGAATGTTGGCGGCAACCGCCTTCTTTATCGCACCGATCGAACCATCAGCATTGGCCGGATCGAGAATGATGGCGACCGACTTGTTGGTGATCGCGGTGTCGATCATGGTCGATTCGGCGTTGGTGTCGCCCTTGTGCGCGCCGACATTGGCGGTGTAGCCCAGCTTTTCAGCGGTGGCCTTGGCCACGTTGCCTTCAGTGAGCCAATAGGGGTTGGCCGGATCATTGACGATGATCGAGATCAGGCCGGCAGCGAAAGCCTGGCTGCTGAGCATCGCCGAGACTGCGGCGGTGGCGAGAAGCATGCGGATTGCGGTTTTAGACATCATTTTCTCCTTGGGTTTTCCTTTAATCTGCCGGTTTGCCCGGCGGTCGTTTCCGTTTCCAAAGAGCCTCTTTTTTTTCTGGCTCGCCCGGTAACGAAAGTGGTGGGCCTGTTCAGGCCGATCTTTTTCTCCCGCTGTACTGGATGGAATTCAGAAGCACGGCGAGCACGATGACGGCACCGGTGAACACCGTCTGCCAGTAAGACGAGACACCGATGATGACGAGGCCGTCAGAAAGGAAGCCAATGACGAAGGCGCCCAGCATGGTGCCGCGCACCGTGCCGCGGCCACCGGTCAAGGCAGCACCACCGATCACCACCGCAGCGATGGCGGTGAGTTCGTAAGAGGTGCCGGCGGTGGGGCCTGCGGAGGTGAGCTGGGAGGACAGCACCAGACCCGCAATGGCCGCACACACGCCGGACATCATGTAAACCGACATTTGCACGCGCTTTACCGGAACGCCGGACAGTTCAGCGGCGCGCATATTGCCGCCCGACGCATAGAGCCAGCGGCCGAAAGCCGTGCGCGACAGAAGCAGGCCACTCAAGATGGCAATCAGGCCCAGAACCAGCACGCCAATCGGCACATCGACCAGGCGGTTGAAACCCAGCCAGTCAAAGCCGGTATTGCCGAGTTCGGGCTTGCCGCCGAGATTGTTGAAGGTGAGGCCATTCGTGATCAGCAGCGCCACGCCGCGCGCCACATACATCACACCCAGAGTGGCCACGAAAGCCGGCACG
This genomic interval from Aestuariivirga litoralis contains the following:
- a CDS encoding D-ribose ABC transporter substrate-binding protein, which encodes MSKTAIRMLLATAAVSAMLSSQAFAAGLISIIVNDPANPYWLTEGNVAKATAEKLGYTANVGAHKGDTNAESTMIDTAITNKSVAIILDPANADGSIGAIKKAVAANIPVFLVNAEVNQEGLAKGQLVSNNAQGAALGATQWQKAMGDKGNYVELFGNPADNNAATRSNGYETVLTQYPDLKKVGKEVADWDRTKGHDKTQSLLQANPDIQGLISGNDEMALGAIAALKEAGKLANVKVGGFDGSPDAVASVKAGEMAYTVLQPVAVFSEKAVEQADAFIKTGKTGAETEKQLFDCLLITKDNVDKYTAPFTLSQ
- a CDS encoding ABC transporter permease; protein product: MSDSKVTSSKTGTAKRKLDIGELFLEGRAFLALIAIVIVFSLLSPNYFTVSNFLIMASHVAIYGLLAIGMLLVVLNGGIDLSVGSILGLSGVIAGYLMQGVQIKSLGIILFEPVWAVAILTCIAGALMGAVNGVLIAYFRVPAFVATLGVMYVARGVALLITNGLTFNNLGGKPELGNTGFDWLGFNRLVDVPIGVLVLGLIAILSGLLLSRTAFGRWLYASGGNMRAAELSGVPVKRVQMSVYMMSGVCAAIAGLVLSSQLTSAGPTAGTSYELTAIAAVVIGGAALTGGRGTVRGTMLGAFVIGFLSDGLVIIGVSSYWQTVFTGAVIVLAVLLNSIQYSGRKRSA